CTCGACCGGCAGTTTAAAAAGTTGGGGGCTGATATAATCAGGACATCAGACACTTAGGAGGATTATGAAAAATAAGGTTCTTATTTCAATATTGTGCTGTTTTGCATTTGTGGTGCTTATTGTTGTGCTGTCGTCAACGGTTTTTACGCTTAAAGAGGTCAGGGTGGAGTTTTATGACACCAACGACCAGCTGATAACCGATTATAACACGCTTAAACACTTTACTGCCGCTGACACCCAGAGTATTATTGACAGCGCAAATTTTAATATGGGCCAAAATATATTTTTAGTCAAAAAAGAACAATACACAAACAGTCTTGAAAAGAATAATCCCTATCTTAAGGTAATTACGCTTACTACATATTTCCCAAATAAAATTATAATCAAAGTGCACGAGCGAGAAGAGTTGTTTGCGGTGCCGTATGGAAGCAGCGGGCTATATGCCATAACTGACGGAGAAATGAAAGTGCTTTATACCACCGACACACCTGACCCATTCGGAGCGGTTGTGGTGAGCGGTCTTGACATAGATGCTGCCGGTGTGATTGTAGGGCAGAAACTGACGGGAGGTAATGTTGATGTGGCGGCGCAGCTAAATTATGGACTTCAAAAGAGTTTGGACATAGTTCTGGCGCTGAAAAATCAGGTAATACTTCAGGTGTTTAAAAGTGCCGTGTTTGAGGTTGACACCTTAAATAGTGAACACATTATGCTCAGGATGATGACACGGGATCATATCCCTTTGTATGACACAAACGGTAATCCGATTCTTGACTCGATAACAGGACTTCCAAAGAGCATAACAATAGCCGGAATGAAGATTGAAATTCATAATGCAGCATATAGGCTTGATTATAAAATCCAGAGTGCTTTTCAGATTTT
The Christensenellaceae bacterium DNA segment above includes these coding regions:
- a CDS encoding FtsQ-type POTRA domain-containing protein, whose translation is MKNKVLISILCCFAFVVLIVVLSSTVFTLKEVRVEFYDTNDQLITDYNTLKHFTAADTQSIIDSANFNMGQNIFLVKKEQYTNSLEKNNPYLKVITLTTYFPNKIIIKVHEREELFAVPYGSSGLYAITDGEMKVLYTTDTPDPFGAVVVSGLDIDAAGVIVGQKLTGGNVDVAAQLNYGLQKSLDIVLALKNQVILQVFKSAVFEVDTLNSEHIMLRMMTRDHIPLYDTNGNPILDSITGLPKSITIAGMKIEIHNAAYRLDYKIQSAFQIFEYIVNQEYGQIEVEGSGTIEEYKGTIKIFDDAGSPNGLKKVYVPAL